The nucleotide sequence ATCATGTTCTGGGACGGAGGAATAATTACCCCCTGAACAGAGGAAGTAACCGTTACAGCAACACTGTAATCCTTATCGTATCCCTCATTTTCCATAGCTGGAATAAGAAAAGATCCTACAGAGGACACATCAGCTACAGATGATCCGGAAATTCCACCAAAAAACATACTTGTAACAACATTGACCATGGCTGTACCACCTCTGATCCTGCCAACCAGAACATTGGCAAAGCTCATCAGTTTGTCACTGATACCACCTTCTATCATTATCTGTGCCGCCAGGATAAAAAAAGGCACTGCTAAGAAAGTGAAACTGTCCAGGCCGTTAACCATTTTCTGAAAGATGAAAAGCAGGGGAATCTTCAGATAAAGAGATGTAATAACAGAACTGACAACAAGAGAAAAGGCTATGGGGACCCGGATAAGCATCAGAATGGCGAGAACACCAAAAAGCAGCAGAATACCATTCGTATCAATCGGCATCTTTACCCTCCTCATTCACTAGAAAAAGCTTCAGGAGATTCAAGATTGAAAAGGTTGCCATCAGAATCCCCCCGATAAGGGATGAAGCGTAGAGATAGCCTCTTCTTATTTGTGTTGCCGGCATCTTATTGGCCCAACCGAGTTTAATCATCTGTACACCGTAAAAGATCATCAGAAGAGAAAGAGCAATGATAATTGAATGCCGAAAAGCATCGAGGATTATTTGGCCCCTTCTCCCCTGTCTGTCATAGAAGTACTCCAAGGCGATATGAGAATCGGCCCTGACTCCCATGGCCATGACAATGAAACCAAACCAAACCAGTAAGAACAGAGTGAGCTCTTCAGACCAGATAGTGGGATTATTGAATACATAGCGCAATATGACCTGAAGAACAGTAAGACTTAACATCACTGCCAGAATTGCCACAACAGATGCGTTCAGAATTTTATCTACTTTTTTAAAAAAATTATCCAAAAAATGGCCCCTTAATAATCGGGGTATCATGATTCTGATACCCCGATCTCTCTTAATTTACTTTCTTGATTCTGGAAATAATATCTTCATACTGGGGGTACTCATCATAGATGGGAGCAATGGCATTCTGAAAAGGCTTTGTGTCCACGGTGTAAACTGTACAACCCGAAGCTTCAGCTTTTGCTCTAAACTCATCCTGCATCTCATTCATCAGTTTCCGCTCAAAAACAGTTGCCTCATCAGCAGCCTCTTTAACAGCTTTTTTCTGATCATCATTAAGATTATTCCAGGATTTCTGACTCATGATAATCATGGCAGGAGGACTCAGGTGTCCATCCATTGAGTAGTGTTTAGCCACTTCGTAATGACCGGATGTGTAGTAACTTACAAAATCATTTTCTGCACCGTCAATCACACCTGTCTGAAGAGCTGTATAAACCTCACCATAGTTCATAGGGGTAGCAACGGCACCGACCAGGTTGACCATATCAATGGTTATTTTTGCTTTTTGTACACGGATTTTCTGACCTTTAATATCTTCAAAAGATTTGACAGGTTTCTTCACGGTGTAAAACGAGCGTGAACCGGCTTCAAGATATCCAAAACTGACCATACCGTATTTTGGGAAGATATCAAGAACTTCCTGCCCTATTTCTCCATCGAGAATCTTATATTTAACATCCTGATTGGCAAAAATATAGGGCAGAGTGAAGACACCCAATTCGGGAACTGCCTGAGCCAATGTCACGGAGTTGACCCGGGCCAGATCAAGAATTCCTGCAACAACCTGTTCAATATTTTCTGTTTCCTGTCCCAACTGGGCACTGGCATACAGATCAACCAGAACTTCACCATTTGTTTTTTCATTAACAAGATCTGAAAATTTATGCATGGCAATGGTAACCGGATTATTTTCCGGCTGGTTTTCAGCCATTTTTAAAATAATCGGTTTTATTTCCGATCCATCAGCAGCATTTTCCTGACTTCCTGCAGCAAAGAGACTGAAGGACATGAGACATGTAAAAGCAAAGATAAATATTTTTTTCATATATAACTCCTTTCATTCATTCTCAAGGAGAAACTATGTTTTGTCAACATTTTATTAACATGTTGTGTTATTTAATATAAATGCTTCCCCTGTATATATATAATAAACTCTCTACTGGATTTTAAATAGAATTTTTAAACATAATTAACATTTTATGTTTATTAATAAAATCTCAGAAGATCACCAACGGGCTGTCAGATAATGTTCAATGGCCTGATTAAAAACAGAATTAGCGATTCCCAGAGACTCACCTTTTTCTACATAGTCAAGTGTCTGGATTGAGGGGGTGGATTCCACAAAGTCAGGGAGTTGTTCTTTTAATTTCAACTCCAGCTGTTTAGACAACTTTGAAGACACAAAAGCACTGAGAATATAAATTTTATCAGGGAAAAAAGTGAGGTATAGATTTTTAATTATACCCAGAATCATATCATTTATGGCTTTCAGGTTCTCTTCCGGAAATATGTTATCCCTGATTAGTCCTACTATAACCTCTTCATCAATTCCTTCATTCCAACCGTTACACTTAAGCATTCCCGATAAAGCCGCGATTGACTCAAGAGTGGAACAGTCCTCTGATTGAGGAATATTCATATCCCAGTGTCCAATTTCACCAAACAATCCATTTGGTGACTGTAGTATCCTTCCTTCCATAGCACATGAGACGGCGATACCATAACCCCAGTGAATCAACAGTGTTGTTCCCTTTGCTGATTCAGGCCGCTTTAACAGACTATTTTTCAGAAGAGAATCAATATTCCTTTCAATGATAATGATTGAATCTCTCCCCCCCTCTAATTCCTTGAGGTCCATCTTTTTAAGCTTGGGAAATCGTGAGACCATTCGCCAAATTTTCTTATCTTTATCGATAAGGCCGGGAAGTGCAAAACCAAAACCGATAAATTTAGATGACAGGGGCATCTGACTGTGAAAATCTTTGACAACATCATTGAAAATATCAAGCATCTCAACTGTGTTTGTATCAATATCCAGCTTAATAACTGTCTCTTTGAGGATTTCTCCCTTTAGATTAATAATAGCTCCCCGGAGACTCATGGAAATAATTGAAAATGAGACAGTCCAGAAACGATTGCCGTTAACTGTCAGAAACAGTTCCGGTCTTCCCCTGCCAATATTTGCTTTATTGTGATCCTCCCGAATAATGTCATCCTCAATTAATTCGGCAACAATACGCGAGACTGTAGTTGGCCGTAGTGAAAGTTCCTGGATGATTTTCTTACGGGTGATATCGGGAGTTTCGAAGAGCTTTTTTAAAACCTGATTTTTCTCTCTATCTTTTTCACGAGTGAGGGTTGAATGTAAATAGTCAAAATCAAGAATCATAATACCAATCCTTAGGCTCTCAGTGGAAAATAATAACTGGAGATCTGGATAAAGTATATATAGATTTTAGCAAGCCGACAATTGTGCATTATTTTAACATGACAGTTCCATCTGTGAATTCCAGCATTTCAAAATATCTGAGGGTATTCACTCCATCACGACCGGCAATAGAATCTGTGACCACAGTAAGACCATTCTGTTTCGTAATTGTATATTCAGATTCCTTCCCGGAGAAAACGACTGCATTTATTCCAGAATTGCCTGTCAGATCATTATCAAAACTGTTAACCCGTAGTGATGAATCAAGTTCTCCGGTCAGAGTGATATCCTTCAGATATCTGGATTTATGTGTATAGGGGAGAGATTCATCAAACCTGAGACTGAATACTCCCGAAAGGGATGAATCAATTCGAGCATTGTAGCTTAGAGAATCAGCCAGGAACATCCTTGAAATACCGGCACCCTGAGGATCTTCTGTTTCAACCTCTTCTCGAGTCTTGGCAATGTAGAATCCCCACATTCCCCTTTCTGAACTCTCAGGAACTGAAGAATCATTCCATGCACCCCAAAGACCATACCAGGAGTCAACAACAGAAGCCAGATACTCCTGAGTCAGGCTGTTTTCTGCTTTCAGCTCCTTGAGCCAGCCTTCATCCGGATTCATTCCCATTGCCCATATACCATTACTCAATGCAAGTTCCTGCGCTCCGCGGATCAGAGCCTGGTAAGCTGGAAGAGCTCCCGGGTTCCCGCCCCTGCCATCCACACCGATTCCGTAGTCATGAACCATGTGAAGTATCTCTTCAAATGCAGCATCACGATGCTCATTATACTGATTTTCCATATACCAGGGGTGCCCTTCTACCGGGAGTTCTTCTTCAAAAAGTGACTGCGCCGGAACCCTTGTCTTATTGCTTCCGTCATCTCTGAAATTCAATAACGCAAGAACTGCAGAATTTTCAGCCATCTTATTCGCGACGTCCGACTTGTCTGATCCATAAGCAGTTCCAGGTACGTCTGTCAAATAATGCTGCAGGATATTACGGGCTCTGACAATCTGCTCATTGGTTATTCTATTCTGTGCCACTATACGAATAGCTCCA is from Oceanispirochaeta sp. M1 and encodes:
- a CDS encoding TRAP transporter small permease is translated as MDNFFKKVDKILNASVVAILAVMLSLTVLQVILRYVFNNPTIWSEELTLFLLVWFGFIVMAMGVRADSHIALEYFYDRQGRRGQIILDAFRHSIIIALSLLMIFYGVQMIKLGWANKMPATQIRRGYLYASSLIGGILMATFSILNLLKLFLVNEEGKDAD
- a CDS encoding ROK family transcriptional regulator, with product MILDFDYLHSTLTREKDREKNQVLKKLFETPDITRKKIIQELSLRPTTVSRIVAELIEDDIIREDHNKANIGRGRPELFLTVNGNRFWTVSFSIISMSLRGAIINLKGEILKETVIKLDIDTNTVEMLDIFNDVVKDFHSQMPLSSKFIGFGFALPGLIDKDKKIWRMVSRFPKLKKMDLKELEGGRDSIIIIERNIDSLLKNSLLKRPESAKGTTLLIHWGYGIAVSCAMEGRILQSPNGLFGEIGHWDMNIPQSEDCSTLESIAALSGMLKCNGWNEGIDEEVIVGLIRDNIFPEENLKAINDMILGIIKNLYLTFFPDKIYILSAFVSSKLSKQLELKLKEQLPDFVESTPSIQTLDYVEKGESLGIANSVFNQAIEHYLTARW
- a CDS encoding TRAP transporter substrate-binding protein, translated to MKKIFIFAFTCLMSFSLFAAGSQENAADGSEIKPIILKMAENQPENNPVTIAMHKFSDLVNEKTNGEVLVDLYASAQLGQETENIEQVVAGILDLARVNSVTLAQAVPELGVFTLPYIFANQDVKYKILDGEIGQEVLDIFPKYGMVSFGYLEAGSRSFYTVKKPVKSFEDIKGQKIRVQKAKITIDMVNLVGAVATPMNYGEVYTALQTGVIDGAENDFVSYYTSGHYEVAKHYSMDGHLSPPAMIIMSQKSWNNLNDDQKKAVKEAADEATVFERKLMNEMQDEFRAKAEASGCTVYTVDTKPFQNAIAPIYDEYPQYEDIISRIKKVN